tgtgttaaagaagaaaaattgattaaaatggaaaatctgccaaaaaagtgaaatttaaaaatttgatctccattttcctttaattcttgtggaacgcctaaaaggttaacaaagtttgtaaaatcggttttgaataccttgaggggtgtagtttctacaatggggtcatttatgggggtatccactatgtaggccccacaaagtgacttcagacctgaactggtccttaaaaagtgggttttggcaattttcttaaaaatatgaagaattgcttctaaacttctaagccttctaacgtcctaaaaaaataaaatgacatttccaaaatgatgccaacataaagtagacatatggggaatgttaagtaataaatattttatgaggtatccctTTCtgtttttaaaagcagagaaattgaaatttagaaaattgcaaatttttcaaatttctgggtaaatttgggattttttcataaataaaggtgaaatattttgactcaaatttatgactatcatgaagtacaatgtgtcacgagaaaacaatctctgaatgacttggataaataaaggcgttccaaagttattaccacataaagtgagatgtgtcagttttgcaaaatttggcctggtcaggaagggggcaaatggcccagatgggaagtggttaacatgattttgaatgtgattgcttaattctgaacacagctacatccccagttctaagggggtgtgcacacttatgcaaccacattattttagtttttttttgttttcttccctccacctaaaagatttcagtttgtttttcaattgagttgtacagtttataggtcacattaaagggaacctgtcatgtggatatttgattataatctaactaattatatacaatcattaactactaaaaagtgccttagatgtattcacttactggtgtgacagatggttacctcataatatacacacaaagatgctgcatgctaatgagctgatttgagtccagcgtgatgtcattgagtccagcgtatttaattcagagctatagccactcccctgcccacctgctgctgattcctatggaaacaaactgtcattcagcagcaggtgggcggggagagtcaggagctcatgaatattcatgactcatcattatcagctggagcttttcaatacaagatgttggcagattgactgggtcaattaaagaaagtgactcagcattttgctaagagaatcagtcacttatttatgttgcccttagttaggacaccataaaactggtgacaggtcccccttaaggtggaaaaagttctgaaatgatttatttttattaaatatttttttttacatcacagaaacctgacatttttaacaggggtgtgtagactttttacatCCACTGTATATAGCCAGGCCATATCCGACCTGACTGATATTTTTGAAGTTTGGGGACTCCAgatgtccacatctgtatgtccattccgccaCCCCGCAAAATAGGCATTTTTAACTTAGGGCAGAAGGTGCAGAACAGGAAAATATGTGGCcagtatccatttttttttgtggatactcAGACTGCAAACGGActggatacggtcgtgtgtatgggGCCTCATTCAGACTTCAGTGAATCCCGGACGTGTACTGCCCATGTTCTCCACGGACTGCACGCGTATCCATTGAATATTGTAATTTTCCACTGACTGTGGAGTAATGGAAACATAAAGAGCACTTCATAGATAATGAATAGAATGCTAAATTTGCTGTTAAGACTGACAGATGAGTAGATGAAAGGGATGGGGGATACATTGGTATAACGTTGCTGTTGTAGTTTCAGGGTCAGTGAAAAGTTACAATGGCGGCATAGACCACCATGCATCCCACAGCCTGTGTAGCAGATTCACTCAGGGTTGATTCCTAGGCTCCTTGCTGCGGAGGATCCTGTTGGCACTGGACAGTATTGTCTTATTAACCTCCTTTTCCTTCCCCACAGGAAGCTTTTGTCGGCCTTTATGGAAGCGATGCCGCAGCTAAATCCAGAAAGAGCCAGGAACGCTTCGGGAGGTGGCTTCTCACTGGTGCGACACTGGCTGGAGTGGCCCTGCTGGCCTCCTACATCGTCCGCAGATAGACCTCCGTCCACTGGACCCAGATATAAGAAAAGATGTCGGGAAGGTGGGGAGTTCTCAATGTCCACCCTTGacaaagaatgtcttatcccccctTCCTCATACAGGATGTCCCAGTAACTGGGACTCCCACTCTGCAGACTCCAGATCCTTGTTAACCATTTGTTAGTTTATTTTAAGTTCCTGTTCTGTGGATCAGATCCATAATCTGTATTTAAATaaataggtttttttttgttttgttttttccttttcatgcTGGAAGTCCCTGTGTTTCCTTGACCTTGATGTTTGCAACATCACTGTGATTGATCCACAATGCAATGCAAGTCCTGGGGGGCCCTCTATTACAGGGTCATCCATTGTTTCTCCTAGGCGTTACTTTGCTTAGCAGTGGGGTTATCCACCCCTTGGATATCTTCATGAAACTGATCATctcatggggggggggtcattgtgaacccctttaagctttgaaGAACTGTTTACCCAAAAGGTTTAGAGTTCCCTTTTTGAGGAAGCTTCCCCAACTGATGGCAAAGGGGTCTGGCTGCTGGGAACCGCACTGTGGGAAAAGTAATTGGGCAGCCATGTAATACACGGTCTTGTCTAGTGGTCCCATAACAAGGGTGTCCCAGGCAGtgaactaccccccccccccccccccccccccatcactacgCTCTATGATGCATATGAAGTATGGGGGTTGTTCGGAGTGGACAGAGGAGAGAATGAAATCTAGTGACCAGACCTTTCACATGGGAGGCAGTACGTACCATAAAGGTAAACCCTTTAGGACATGTGGATGGAGATGGGGGAGTAGCTCTAGTTGACCCTCATGGCACAGAGCCCCCCTTCTCCATATGCACTTCAGTATTAGCAAACGGGGGAGAGGAGCACCGTCCAGATTGTCGTATGGGATAGAATAGGTGAACCTGAGTTGGATGCTTCTGTACTGGGATAGTAAAGGGGTGCAGAGGGGTGAAAAACACCCTTCTGGTGCACTATCCTCTCTAGAAGCACTACAGTAGGTCTCTATGATCACAATACTGAGGTTCCGGATAATATACCTTCACATAATCGTCAAATTGGCCTGACTTGTAGTGCAGCAGAAGTCTAGATCTGCACGTTTTGGAACCATAAATGGGATCCCAGTCAGTAGAGTACTATTAGCTACTCTTTAGGGGTGCTATAAGTATATAGTTTACCACCCTGCATATAGCTGGGTaccaaactataaaaaaaatgtgtagGTATTGGTAAGTATCACTTCTAAAATAGTGGCCTCCATCTTTCAGAGCATGCTGGTAATGGTAGTTTGGCAACATGTTGGAGACCACTGTGTATAGAATATACTTCTGAAGCTTCTATAAGGTGTGTCCCCCCAGGGTGACGGCATATATGGTGTCTCCATCCATGTCCCTCACATGAAGCTGAGCTGTCTGCAGGGTCATCACAGTGTAGAATTGCTGGTCTCACCTGTACAGTGAGGAAcctgcaaaaacaaaaccctCCTATGTCAGCTTCCTGGGATATTGTAACGTGGGAGGCAAaagatattgggggtcatttactaagactaGCATTTTACGCAGGTCTTTGGTTCCCCCCTGGGCTGGCAGAGGatacacctaatttatgacgaggcgcatCCTAAGGCAGTTTGTGCGCCGGGATTGAGAAACTACTCCATTCCCTGAGTGGAGTGGTTTTCTCCAACATTTACACCTGTTTTCAGGTGTACATGTTAGTGAATTTGACAGTGTCGTTGGCGCCACCAAGCCCCCTTCACGGCCCAGTGGCAAAGATGGTGCAAAAACGCTGTGTGTGACAAAAAGGCACAAAAAAGGGGCTTGCaagtttttttgggttttttatacACCAAACTGGCGTTCATAAATGACTCCTATTAACTGGAGGCACACCTGAATTTTCAGTATGTGAgtggagtaaggcccctttcacacgagcaaattttttccgcgcgggtgcaatgcgtgacatgaacgcctggcacctgcactgaatcctgaccgatttataaaaaaaatttcacgcatcagttctgcgttgcgtgaaaatcgcagcatgttctatatgctgcgttttttcacgcagccttggccccatagaagtgaattggcgttcagtgaaaatcgcatccgcaagcaagtgcggatgcaatgcgtttttcactgatggttactagaagatgttgtttgtaaacattcagtttttttatcacgcgcgtgaaaaacgcattgcacccgcgctgaaaaaacaacttaacgcatccggagccaatcagccacgctcgtgtgaaagaggcctaaggagtcTGAGGTCTGCTGACCCAGTCTCCAGGAGACCATAAATTGTATAACCAGATTATTGTGAATGTGTTCTGCATAAAATAAAAGCGATATAAACCTAAAAAATAATAGTAATACAATGTCAGAATTCTTAATCACCAGTCTAAATCATGCTAAATAATAAAGTCTTCACCAGATCATTTTTAGGTTCAATATCCTGTGCTGATTGCTTTCTTATCTTAATATATCGTTCTAGCAGTTGGGGCTCCATttatctgatacagagctccagatCCTCTGCGGCCACCAGTAGGAAGAGACTACTGTATAATGCGTTTTATTCGTAAgtataaggccactttcacacggccgagaattccgcgtgggtgcaatgcgtgaggttaacgcattgcacccgcactgactccggacccattcacttcaatgggcggtgattttcacgcatcacttgtgcgttgcatgaaaatcgcagcatgttctatattctacgtttttcacgcaacgcaggccccatagaaattaatgggtctgtgtgaaaatcgcatagcatccgcaagcaagtgcggatgcggtgcaattttttccatgcatggttgctaggagatgatgtaagtaaattgataagtcaatttactgtattattttcccttataacacggttataagggaaaataatagcattcttagtacagaatgcttactaaaatgtggcttgaggggttaaaaaaaaaaattaactcgcctcaccctcttgttcgcgcagccagcattgtcttctttcttcatctttcaggacctgcaaacggACCtttgacctttgatgacgtaatcgcgctcaacacgtgtgagcgcgattacgtcatcaaaggtccttttgcaggtcctgaaagatgaagaaagaagacaatgccggctgcgcgaacaagtggatgaggtgagctaattataatttttttatatatatagattttttaacccctcaagccacattttagtaagcattctgcattaagaatgctattattttcccttataaccgtgttataagggaaaataataaaatgaatagagcaccaaacccgaacttcagtgaagaagtccgggttccggtctgggtaccacattgttttttctcacacgcgtgcaaaacgcattgcacccgtgtggaaaaaactgaacatcggaacgcaatcgcagtcaaaactgactgaaattgtgtgcctactcgcgcaggtttcccgcaatgcacatgcAACGCATCTGGAGCAAATCtaggacacccgtgtgaaagaggcctagggcAATGTAATTCTGTGTCCCCAGGGGTTTGGAGCTCTGCATCAGAAAAACGGAACTCTGACccttaggctctattcacacgtccgtgatgtgttgcggacccgcaaattgcgggtccgcaacacaccagcccgtcacccccattgaaatgcctattcttgtccgcaagctgcggacaagaataggacatgctctatctttttgcggagctgcgtacCCAAAATCGGGggggcgctccgcaattgcggctgcagacagcacactgtgtgctgtccgcatccattccgtccccatagagaatgaatgggtccgcacactttccgcaaaattgcggaaaggatgcggacccattttgcggacgtgtgaatggagccttataggttcATGACCTGTTTACACAAAACAGTCACCTAGAGGTGATGCCGATTCTGCCCCCTATATGTGGAATCATCAATGTCCGCCCTCCGCTGAGAGACTGTGCGCACTTCACATAGGAATGATTGGTTGGTTTATATTCAGTAATGATCAGTAAGATCTGATCCGTGATCATTTCACATCAACAGATTCAATTGTCAAAATAATAAACGCATTCTCTGTAATAGATTACTCCTGCCTgtctttatttcatttttacttattttttaataTAACTATTGTCGGGATGATTACTGTAACTCAGATATGAGTTTTATTTATTACATATTTTTGATTTTCCATGTAACAAGTTTCAATAAAATGCCATTAATACAATTATTTTGTCTCCTGGATATTTGACCTGCTCTGGATATTTGACAGTAAGCTGCAGGAAAATGTGATTGGtaaattaaaggagttctccagaaAGCATATGCCAGGGGTGGGTAAcctgcagcactccagctgttgtgaaactacaattcccagcatactCAGTTTATTTCTGAGaaaagcagagcaagtatgcatgctgggagttgtagtttcacaacagctggagtgccgcaggttgcccACCCCTGGCATATGGTGATGGGAAGCGGTTGATTCTGAGGGTCCAGATGGGTGGCCAGtttatttcattgaataactcatgaATCATTTATTTCCCCTAAAGATAACAGAGGCAAGTTGTCCAAACTCAAAATCCCCTTTAAAGCAAACCTCCACCTTTCTAAATGCATTGTATTTCTTATCTTGAGTGCagttctgaagtataatacaggataataaATGTATGTACatggtgacttcaccagcagaatagtgattacagctctgaagtataatatagaatgtaactcaggatcagtacaggataagtaatgtacacagtgactccaccagcagaatagtgagtacagctctggagtctaATATAgaatgtaactaaggatcagtacaggataaataatgtaatataagtacacagtgcctCCACAAGCAGAATAGAGAAtacagctgtggagtataatacaggatgcaactgaggatcagtacaggatacgtaatgtgtatttatacacagtgactccaccagaaaAATTgtgagtgccgctctggagtataatacttgATATAACTCTGGATAAATAATGTATTTACACAgccactccaccagcagaatagtgagtgtagctctatAATACAGGTTAAGTAACAAATgtatacagtgagtgcagctctggagtgtaatacatgtGCACAATGATTCCACCAGcaggatagtgagtgcagctgtgaaGTATGATACAGGCCAGTGGTCCCCAATCTTTTGTACCCCAAGAGCCGCATTCAGCACTGATAGATGGTTGTgggccatgttcaatgtgaccacCATGCATATAACCTTTTCTAATTTATAGGACCTAGGAAAACCGCCTTACTGAGGGTTGTCTTCCCCTACCACTCATGCATTTGCATCTCCAACTGACCCTCCCCTAATCTTacttattaaaagggttgtctcatctcactgTTACAGTCATGACCACCAGCCGGATAGGAAATGGCATAGTTTCCACGCTTCGGCGTTCTCCACTGTCCGTTTCCTGGCTGGTGGTCAGGACCGTGCCTTATcttgaccagtgatggccagttcgcagtgttcgccagcaaacacatgcgatctgccatcttaactgacaagtccggcgaggcacaggtaagtccttatctgtgcctgtgcgcgagctggtctgaaatgaaatgcgttcACCGGGAGCAGGTAGTTTCGAGAACAGCCTCCGGGGGCCGTTCTCGGAACGGCCTGCTCcgggagaccgcatttcatttcagactggctcgcgcacaggcacagataaggacttacctgtgcctcgccggacttgtcagttaagatggcagatcgcatgtgtttgctggcgaacactgcgaactggccatctctaATCTTGACTTAGTAAtggcgagatgagacaacccccttttAAGCAAGTCCTTCACGTCACTAAACTAACTGAGGGGACTCGTGGAGGCCCCTCCTTCAAATACTTATAAACAATGTGGGGGAGGAGGTCCTCGGAGGGATGGTGCTTAAAcaagtaattttattttacccAGTGCTGGAagcagaatggtgagtgcagctctggagcatcatatagtatgtaactcaggatccagGCTCACAGCGGCTGCAGGCCTACATTTTGCAGaccatggcattgttatgagagaCAGAAGACGCTTTTACACCCGTGTTACGTGGATTCATTGACAAGAGTTTAATAACGGACTATTGTTGAACTAGTTAGTACATGGACACATTGCGGTTAGGTTCTATATGGAGAGTTTGTGCTGGCTCGGATCTAGTTCCTTCGAAGATCACGGTTCATTTCTTCCACTCATTCTTCTCATAGTCCCAGTTGGAGGAGAAGCCTTCAATGGGCCCCACGCGCATGTCCAGCATCCTTCGAATCTGCATCTGTATCCACTCCTCCTGGAGGGTGTGCGGGAGAGGAGGGAAGACTACACAGACAGAAAACATGGTGTTAGTCCTACCCCAAGACAGTCCCCCAAAGAAGCCAGTTTTCCAATAGTATTCTCACCATGTACTTTCTGCCACCACACTATGAGTCCTGTTACGCCAAACAAGAAGAGGATGCCACCAATCACAGTTTTCCACTCATTGGTCGGTTTATTCATCTCTGCATATGTCTGGTTAAACTTGATACGGTAAACTGAGTGGCAATGAAAAAAAGGTAGGGTTAAAGACGCACCCAATTAAGGAAGGCCCTCAGATTAAGGGGGCATCAGCCATAGAGAAAGTCTGCTGGGTATCATATATAAGGGTCATATCAACAGATCATAATGGTGGTCTGTAGGCTTGGATCTGTGGCAATTTCAAAAATTGCAGGGTGTCTAGAAATCCCAGAGATTTTCATCACTAAGCTCTGGCACTACATGCTAAACAAATGGCCATACCAGTCAAACAGAATGCTTATGGGAACTAGTAGACCACTGGTCCTGAACACACTGTACATTACGTGATATCTTGTCCTCTGCACTCAGCTGCGTCCAAGGTCCTTTCTCCTTTTCCTTAAGCGCAGTTTCCTGGGAGCTCAGACCATCATGAAAGGGGATGTCAGGCAGAGGAAGAGTCCGGTGGTCAAAATATGCCGGCTTGGTGTAATATGGTACTGCATCTAATGATGTAAGAGATGCCATTAGAACTGGTAATATTTTCATATgcccataggtgcagtattatagcaggtatatattcttttacataaggggtaatattagttatattcttgtacatagaaagcagtattatagtagttatattcttgtacatagagacagtgttatattagttatattcttgtacttcggaggcagtattatagtcatGATATTCTTGTCCcacagaggcagtattatagtagtcatattcttgtacataagaggtactgttatagtacttatattcttgtacataggggcaaatattatagtagttatagtcttgtacataggaggcagtattatagtagttatattcttgtacataggaggcagtgttaaaataattatttattgtacataggggtaatatagtagttatgttcttgtacctaggaggcaatattatagtagttatattcttgtacatagaagcagtattgttGCGATATTTTTGTacctagaaggcagtattatagtacttatattcttgtacataagaggcagtgttatagtaattatattgtaCATAtggggcagtgttatagtagttatattcttgtacataggggcaaatattatagtagttgtagtcTTGcaaatatgaggcagtattatagcatttatattcttgtacataggggccacTATTATAGTATTACACGGCCGCTACAGAGCCGGAGGTGCTGTCACAGAACACCAGTGTGGCAGCATATGTTTCCACTACATGCTCTTTGATTTTGCTTTACATCCACTCCTGATGATTCTTTGATGAAGCGCGTCATGCCTGTGATGCAGCATACTGTATATGGGAGCTTTTGTTAGTGGTAGGCAGGTGGTGAGGTGTCTTGAGAGTTTTCCCATTTTGGCTGGTTGTTGGCATAAATAACCATCCGGTGGGAATCATATATAAGGGGTCAGTGTCAGTCTGTGGGAGCTGGTTATACTCCAGTGAGCAGAATACTGACCATTAGGTGCTCATACTTACAGTACCTACAGACACCATCCACACAATTTAGTCTTGTAATCCACCTCAATATCGGAATGGGCATGCAAAATAGACCCAACCCGATTATTAGGTATTTTTGATTTTATATGAGTGAAAAATGTTATATattccccctgtttttaactagtatcaataaagtatattaggtttatccactattaggcctctttcacacgagcaagttttccgtgagggtgcaatgcatgatgtgaacgcatagcacccgcactgaatccggacccattcatttcaatggggctgtgtacatgagcgtttttttt
This window of the Bufo bufo chromosome 6, aBufBuf1.1, whole genome shotgun sequence genome carries:
- the LOC121005916 gene encoding cytochrome c oxidase subunit 4 isoform 1, mitochondrial isoform X2 yields the protein MPFAWLFLKICFWLCSQILSLSLSPFYSLQFGSLAVAMLSVLAQRSPLLAKMRVLGAIGVRAAHSHGDHDAVPYYTKPAYFDHRTLPLPDIPFHDGLSSQETALKEKEKGPWTQLSAEDKISLYRIKFNQTYAEMNKPTNEWKTVIGGILFLFGVTGLIVWWQKVHVFPPLPHTLQEEWIQMQIRRMLDMRVGPIEGFSSNWDYEKNEWKK
- the LOC121005916 gene encoding cytochrome c oxidase subunit 4 isoform 1, mitochondrial isoform X1, whose amino-acid sequence is MPFAWLFLKICFWLCSQILSLSLSPFYSLQFGSLAVARSEEYSTQVAVPGCPTQRHSVMLSVLAQRSPLLAKMRVLGAIGVRAAHSHGDHDAVPYYTKPAYFDHRTLPLPDIPFHDGLSSQETALKEKEKGPWTQLSAEDKISLYRIKFNQTYAEMNKPTNEWKTVIGGILFLFGVTGLIVWWQKVHVFPPLPHTLQEEWIQMQIRRMLDMRVGPIEGFSSNWDYEKNEWKK